From the Mastacembelus armatus chromosome 14, fMasArm1.2, whole genome shotgun sequence genome, one window contains:
- the serpinh1a gene encoding serpin H1a, with amino-acid sequence MWAVNLIALVLLATSASAATSASADKLLSNHATILADNSANLAFSLYQKMAKEENAENILISPVVVASSLGLVALGGKASTASQVKTILNADKVKDEQLHSGLAELLTELSDPKIRNVTWKISNHLYGPSSVNFVDGFVQSSKKHYNCTHSKLNFINKKNAVNSINKWAAKSTDGKLPEVTKDVEKTDGVIIINAMVFKPHWDEQFHHKMVDNRGFLVSHSYSVSVQMMHRTGLYNFYDDENNKLSILSIPLAHKKSSVVFIMPYHVEPLERLEKLLTKKQLETWMGKLQQTAVALSLPKVSMEVSHNLQNHLRELGLTEAVDKSKADLSNISGKKDLYLASVFHASAMEWDTDGNEIDTSIFGTDRLKNPKLFYADHPFIFLVKDQKTNSIMFIGRLVRPKGEKMRDEL; translated from the exons ATGTGGGCGGTGAACCTTATAGCCCTGGTTTTACTGGCCACTTCAGCCTCAGCTGCCACCTCTGCATCAGCAGACAAGCTTCTCAGCAATCATGCCACTATCCTGGCTGATAACAGCGCAAACCTGGCTTTCAGTCTTTACCAAAAGATGGCAAAGGAGGAAAACGCAGAAAACATTCTCATTTCTCCTGTAGTAGTGGCCTCATCTCTGGGTCTGGTGGCTCTTGGGGGAAAGGCGTCCACTGCTTCTCAGGTAAAAACCATTCTGAACGCAGATAAGGTGAAAGACGAGCAGCTGCACTCAGGTTTGGCCGAGCTCCTGACTGAGCTCAGCGACCCAAAGATCCGAAATGTCACATGGAAGATTAGCAACCATCTGTATGGACCAAGCTCCGTCAACTTTGTGGATGGTTTTGTCCAGAGCAGCAAAAAGCACTATAACTGCACCCATTCCAAGCTTAACTTCATTAATAAGAAGAATGCTGTGAACTCCATCAACAAGTGGGCAGCCAAGTCCACTGACGGCAAACTGCCTGAGGTCACCAAGGATGTAGAGAAGACTGATGGGGTGATAATCATCAATGCTATGGTTTTCAAAC ctCATTGGGATGAGCAGTTCCATCATAAGATGGTGGACAACCGTGGATTCCTGGTGTCCCATAGCTACTCAGTTTCAGTGCAGATGATGCACCGCACAG GTCTCTATAACTTCTATGATGATGAAAACAATAAGCTGTCCATCCTAAGCATTCCCCTGGCTCATAAAAAGTCCAGCGTGGTGTTTATCATGCCCTATCATGTGGAACCTCTGGAGAGactggagaagctgctgaccAAGAAGCAACTGGAAACGTGGATGGGCAAGTTGCAGCAGACAGCAGTAGCTTTGTCTCTGCCCAAAGTCAGCATGGAAGTCAGTCACAACCTACAG AACCATCTCAGGGAGCTTGGCCTGACAGAAGCTGTGGACAAATCCAAAGCTGACTTGTCAAACATCTCTGGGAAGAAGGATCTCTACCTAGCCAGTGTGTTTCATGCTTCTGCCATGGAATGGGACACAGATGGAAATGAAATTGACACTAGCATCTTTGGCACAGACAGGCTGAAAAACCCTAAATTGTTCTATGCTGACCATCCTTTCATTTTCCTAGTGAAGGACCAGAAGACAAACTCCATAATGTTTATAGGcaggctggtgaggccaaagGGTGAAAAGATGAGAGATGAACTATAA